The sequence GCGGGCCAATTCGCGTGCGATGGGCAGCGTCATCGATACGACGCCACCCTTGGAAGCCGAGTAGGCCGCCTGGCCGACCTGTCCTTCGAAAGCCGCCACCGACGCTGTATTGACGATGACCCCCCGTTCCTGCTCGTCGTTCGGCGTGTTGGTGGACATCATCATGGCCGCCAGTCGAATCACGTTGAACGTGCCAATCAGGTTGACCTGGATCGTGCGCGAGAACGACGCCAGATCGTAGGGTCCCTCTTTGCCCACCACGCGGCCGGCGCCGATGATACCGGCGCAGTTGATCACGGCGTTGACCGCGCCAAAGTGCTGTTTGGCCGCGGCGAGCGCAGCCTGCACGCTGCCTTCGTCGGTGACGTCGGTTCGGGCGAAGCGGACTTTCGCGCCCAGTTCGGCCGCCAATTTCTCGCCGGCTTCGACCTGCACGTCGGCAACGAGGACGTTGCCACCCAGGCTAGAGAAATGCCGAGCGCATGCGGCGCCCAATCCCGAGCCGCCGCCAGTGACGAAAGTCGTGCTACCTGCGATGTTCATGGTGGTATCCTGAGCCAGAGAGAAGTGCGTGAGAAAACGTCGCAGCGGCCATGCGGCCAGCCGCGTCGCATCGCCACACAAAGTAAAGCGCGCTGCCGCCGGCGTCAACTCGCCCGAGCGACCTGGATTGCAATGTATACGGACGGCGCAACTTGTTTGCTGAGTTGGGGGTCCGACGCCGCTACGGACCCCGCGGTCGTCACATTCCGAAGTCGACCGTGTGCCCTTGGCGGTCTGCTTGCCAACTGGGCGTAATTATTGTTGCCGGGCTGGTGGATTCCGGCTACAATCCATCCACGCCCGCCGATCTGTCCCGCCTCCCTCGATTTGTGCCCAGTTTCGTCAGTCGCGCAATTTCGAGATGTCACGGCACGATCGGAGATGCGACGTGCTGCGCGCTGGAATGCATTCGGAATGCTCCTGTAGGAGAATGTGCCATGTTGAAGATCCTCGGCAAGCCGCAGAATGGTTTTTGCGATAGGGTATCGCGGCGAGCATTCCTGCAAATCGGCGGATTGGCGCTCGGTGGTTTCTCCCTACCGCAAATCCTGCGGGCCGAGTCGATCGCGGGCACGGGCCGCACGTCGAAGTCGAAGGGGATCATCATGATCTTCCTGCCCGGCGGCCCGCCGCATCAGGACTTCTTCGATCTCAAGATGGACGCCCC is a genomic window of Planctomycetia bacterium containing:
- a CDS encoding SDR family NAD(P)-dependent oxidoreductase, with product MNIAGSTTFVTGGGSGLGAACARHFSSLGGNVLVADVQVEAGEKLAAELGAKVRFARTDVTDEGSVQAALAAAKQHFGAVNAVINCAGIIGAGRVVGKEGPYDLASFSRTIQVNLIGTFNVIRLAAMMMSTNTPNDEQERGVIVNTASVAAFEGQVGQAAYSASKGGVVSMTLPIARELARFGIRVVTIAPGVFETAMMAGMTPAAQEALSAAVPFPPRLGRASEFADLAEHIVTNSMLNGTTIRLDGALRLSPK
- a CDS encoding DUF1501 domain-containing protein — its product is MLKILGKPQNGFCDRVSRRAFLQIGGLALGGFSLPQILRAESIAGTGRTSKSKGIIMIFLPGGPPHQDFFDLKMDAP